From Streptomyces qinzhouensis, one genomic window encodes:
- a CDS encoding MFS transporter gives MSATPPPSTTARKAGAREWAGLAVLALPTLLISLDQSVLFLALPHLADSLAPAGSQTLWIMDIYGFMIAGFLVTMGTLGDRIGRRRLLMIGAVAVGATSLLAAFSTSAEMLIVSRALLGIAAATLMPSTLALIGNMFQDPHQRGRAFAVWACCFMGGTALGPVVGGVMLEYFWWGSVFLLGVPVMLILLVAAPLVLPEYKAPGSGRIDLPSVLLSLAAILPVIYGLKESAREGWEPGAAAAIAAGVVFGVLFVARQRRLPHPLLDLGLFRHRAFVFALLVLLLTMAGMSGTYLFITGFLQMVEGLSPFEAGLWMVPSALVSIVSATLAPTLARKLPMGTVIGGGLALTAVGYLMLAFVDPAGGLPLLVTGFVISFFGTGPIGALGANLAVGSAPPEKSGSAASLNETSGEFGVSFGLAAFGSLGGALYSGAVTVPDGLTGEQAETVRGSIEGALAVAAELPGGPAAEVLAAAREAYVGGLNTVGVVCAVLAVGTAVIAVTALRRVDAGQPGPAAPEPAPEQEQEPESGTAAARV, from the coding sequence ATGTCCGCCACCCCGCCCCCGAGTACCACCGCCAGGAAGGCCGGTGCCCGCGAATGGGCCGGGCTCGCCGTCCTCGCCCTCCCCACCCTGCTGATCTCCCTCGACCAGAGCGTGCTCTTCCTCGCCCTGCCGCATCTCGCCGACTCCCTCGCCCCCGCCGGCAGCCAGACGCTGTGGATCATGGACATCTACGGCTTTATGATCGCCGGCTTTCTGGTGACGATGGGCACACTCGGCGACCGCATCGGCCGCCGCAGACTGCTGATGATCGGTGCCGTCGCCGTCGGCGCGACCTCCCTACTGGCGGCCTTCTCCACCAGCGCCGAGATGCTGATCGTCTCCCGGGCCCTGCTCGGTATCGCCGCCGCCACCCTGATGCCCTCCACGCTCGCCCTGATCGGCAATATGTTCCAGGACCCCCATCAGCGCGGCCGCGCGTTCGCCGTCTGGGCCTGCTGCTTCATGGGCGGCACCGCGCTCGGGCCGGTCGTGGGCGGCGTCATGCTGGAGTACTTCTGGTGGGGTTCGGTCTTTCTCCTCGGGGTCCCCGTCATGCTGATCCTGCTGGTCGCCGCCCCGCTGGTGCTGCCCGAGTACAAGGCCCCGGGCAGTGGGCGGATCGACCTGCCGAGCGTGCTGCTCTCGCTCGCCGCCATCCTGCCGGTGATCTACGGGCTCAAGGAGAGCGCCCGGGAGGGCTGGGAGCCGGGCGCGGCGGCGGCGATCGCGGCCGGAGTCGTCTTCGGTGTGCTCTTCGTCGCCCGGCAGCGCAGGCTGCCCCATCCGCTGCTGGACCTGGGACTGTTCCGGCACCGTGCCTTCGTCTTCGCCCTGCTGGTGCTGCTGCTCACCATGGCCGGGATGAGCGGTACGTACCTCTTCATCACCGGCTTTCTGCAGATGGTGGAGGGCCTGTCGCCGTTCGAGGCCGGGCTGTGGATGGTGCCGTCGGCCCTGGTGTCCATCGTCTCCGCGACGCTCGCCCCCACACTCGCCAGGAAACTGCCGATGGGCACCGTCATCGGCGGAGGTCTGGCGCTGACCGCCGTGGGCTATCTGATGCTGGCCTTCGTCGATCCGGCCGGCGGACTTCCGCTGCTGGTCACCGGCTTTGTGATCAGCTTCTTCGGCACCGGGCCGATCGGCGCGCTCGGGGCCAATCTGGCGGTCGGCTCCGCCCCGCCGGAGAAGAGCGGTTCGGCCGCCTCCCTCAATGAGACGAGCGGCGAGTTCGGGGTCTCCTTCGGTCTCGCGGCCTTCGGCAGTCTCGGCGGCGCTCTGTACAGCGGCGCTGTCACGGTGCCCGACGGTCTGACCGGGGAGCAGGCGGAGACCGTACGCGGCAGTATCGAAGGGGCGCTGGCCGTCGCGGCGGAGCTGCCCGGCGGGCCGGCCGCCGAGGTGCTGGCCGCGGCCCGGGAGGCGTACGTCGGCGGGCTGAACACGGTCGGCGTGGTCTGCGCCGTACTGGCCGTGGGCACCGCGGTGATCGCGGTGACCGCGCTGCGCCGGGTGGACGCCGGGCAGCCGGGCCCCGCGGCACCGGAGCCCGCACCGGAGCAGGAGCAGGAGCCGGAGTCAGGCACCGCCGCCGCTCGCGTCTGA
- a CDS encoding LacI family DNA-binding transcriptional regulator, whose product MRPVQSRHVTAPARLADIAAQAGVSEATVSRVLNGKPGVAATTRQAVLAALDVLGYERPVRLRQRSAGLVGLITPELENPIFPALAQVIGQALTRQGYTPVLATQTPGGSTEDELTEMLVDRGVSGIIYVSGLHADTTADTQRYEQLRAQGVPFVLVDGYSPKVRAPFISPDDRAAMRLAVTHLVSLGHSRIGLALGPLRFVPVLRKIEGFVEAMTEQLGLDERTVTAQLIQHSLYTLEGGQAAASELLDRGCTAVVCASDMMALGAIRAARRRGLEVPDDVSVVGFDDSPLIAFTDPPLTTVRKPVPAMGQAAVRTLLEEISGNLPPSAPGSASAAYSEFVFMPELVVRGSTASVPGTGGRS is encoded by the coding sequence ATGCGCCCGGTACAGTCCCGTCACGTGACCGCACCCGCACGACTGGCAGACATAGCGGCCCAGGCGGGGGTCAGCGAAGCAACGGTGAGCCGGGTTCTCAACGGAAAACCCGGTGTCGCCGCGACCACCCGCCAGGCCGTCCTCGCCGCACTGGACGTCCTCGGCTACGAGCGCCCGGTGCGGCTGCGCCAGCGCAGCGCGGGCCTGGTCGGGCTGATCACCCCGGAGCTGGAGAATCCGATCTTCCCGGCGCTGGCCCAGGTGATCGGGCAGGCGCTGACCCGCCAGGGCTATACCCCGGTGCTCGCCACCCAGACCCCCGGTGGTTCCACGGAGGACGAGCTGACGGAGATGCTGGTGGACCGGGGGGTCTCGGGCATCATCTATGTCTCGGGACTGCACGCGGACACCACCGCCGACACCCAGCGCTATGAACAACTGCGCGCCCAGGGGGTGCCCTTCGTCCTGGTCGACGGATACTCCCCCAAGGTCCGGGCGCCGTTCATCTCCCCGGACGACCGGGCTGCGATGCGGCTCGCGGTCACCCATCTGGTGTCGCTGGGCCACAGCCGGATCGGTCTCGCGCTGGGGCCGCTGCGCTTCGTACCGGTGCTGCGGAAGATCGAAGGCTTCGTCGAGGCCATGACAGAACAGCTCGGCCTGGACGAGCGGACCGTCACCGCGCAACTGATCCAGCACTCTCTGTACACCCTGGAGGGCGGCCAGGCCGCCGCTTCGGAACTGCTGGACCGGGGCTGTACAGCGGTGGTGTGCGCCAGCGACATGATGGCGCTGGGCGCGATCAGAGCCGCCCGCCGGCGGGGTCTGGAGGTGCCGGACGACGTCTCCGTCGTCGGCTTCGACGACTCCCCGCTGATCGCGTTCACCGACCCCCCGCTGACCACGGTCCGCAAACCGGTCCCGGCGATGGGGCAGGCGGCCGTCCGGACGCTGCTGGAGGAGATCTCCGGGAACCTGCCCCCCAGCGCCCCCGGTTCCGCTTCCGCCGCGTACAGTGAGTTCGTCTTCATGCCTGAGCTGGTCGTACGGGGCTCGACGGCCTCCGTACCGGGGACCGGCGGACGTTCCTGA
- a CDS encoding phosphatase PAP2 family protein, which translates to MGETTVKTLEGRTATPSPMADEPAEPTRSRFERFRELRSPRRPRIWFEILLIAVSYWTYSLIRNAVPEQKTQALKNADWILDLERAVGLDFEHAVNHAANSVTWLIVTMNYYYATLHFIVTIGVLVWLYRWHPGRYAAARTVLFATTAVALVGYYLYPLAPPRLMEGQNYIDTVLVHETWGSMASGDLKNMSNQYAAMPSMHIGWSLWCGLIVFAVAKAPWAKILGLLYPAATLVVIVATANHFWLDAVGGIICLGFGFLVSYLWYQALPHRLPKLPVRDPERRRFGTAARA; encoded by the coding sequence ATGGGTGAAACGACCGTGAAGACACTGGAAGGCCGGACGGCCACCCCGTCACCCATGGCGGACGAGCCCGCCGAGCCCACGCGTTCGCGCTTCGAGCGGTTCAGGGAACTGCGGTCGCCGAGGCGTCCGCGTATCTGGTTCGAGATCCTGCTGATCGCGGTGAGTTACTGGACGTATTCACTGATCCGCAATGCGGTACCGGAACAGAAGACCCAGGCCCTGAAGAACGCGGACTGGATTCTGGACCTCGAAAGGGCCGTCGGGCTCGACTTCGAGCACGCGGTCAATCACGCGGCCAACTCCGTGACCTGGCTCATCGTGACGATGAACTACTACTACGCCACCCTGCACTTCATTGTGACCATCGGTGTGCTGGTGTGGCTCTACCGATGGCATCCGGGGCGGTACGCGGCGGCCCGGACGGTGCTCTTCGCCACCACCGCCGTCGCCCTGGTCGGTTACTACCTGTATCCGCTCGCGCCCCCTCGGTTGATGGAGGGGCAGAACTACATCGACACCGTCCTGGTGCACGAGACCTGGGGTTCGATGGCCTCGGGCGATCTGAAGAACATGTCCAACCAGTACGCGGCGATGCCGTCGATGCATATCGGCTGGTCGCTCTGGTGCGGGCTGATCGTCTTCGCGGTGGCCAAGGCGCCCTGGGCGAAGATCCTCGGCCTGCTGTACCCGGCCGCGACGCTGGTCGTGATCGTGGCGACGGCGAATCACTTCTGGCTGGACGCCGTGGGCGGGATCATCTGCCTCGGCTTCGGCTTCCTGGTCTCGTACCTCTGGTATCAGGCGCTGCCGCACCGGCTGCCGAAGCTGCCGGTCCGGGATCCGGAGCGACGGCGGTTCGGTACGGCGGCGCGGGCCTGA
- a CDS encoding carbohydrate ABC transporter permease, translated as MTSSTVTGAESAGTTAGARAEETTRPAVRQRGERSRLASAALHTTLICASLVALFPIVFIVLVSLRGENGWTHPMELEGFTLSNYTHLLGKTEFGTWFLNSVVIAGGTMLVGVLIAASAGYAVSRMRFPGHKSLMWTFLICQMFPVAVLIVPLYNILGELRLLDSYGGLIITYCSVSVPFCAWMLKGYFDTIPVEIDESGRVDGLTPFGTFWRLIVPLARPGLAVTMFYTFLTAWSEVAFATSFLSSEGKYTLAVGLQTFVGPHRAEWGLMTASSVLIMLPAGLLFFFAQRHLVAGLTAGGTKG; from the coding sequence GTGACCAGCAGCACCGTGACCGGGGCCGAAAGCGCCGGGACGACGGCCGGAGCCCGGGCCGAGGAGACCACGCGCCCGGCGGTACGGCAGCGCGGCGAGCGTTCCCGCCTGGCGTCGGCCGCCCTGCACACCACCCTGATCTGCGCGTCCCTGGTGGCGCTGTTCCCCATCGTGTTCATCGTGCTGGTGTCGCTGCGCGGCGAGAACGGCTGGACGCATCCGATGGAGCTGGAGGGCTTCACCCTCTCCAACTACACCCATCTGCTGGGGAAGACCGAGTTCGGCACCTGGTTCCTGAACTCGGTGGTCATCGCGGGCGGCACGATGCTGGTGGGCGTGCTGATCGCGGCCAGCGCCGGCTACGCGGTCTCCCGGATGCGGTTCCCCGGCCACAAGTCGCTGATGTGGACGTTCCTCATCTGCCAGATGTTCCCGGTGGCCGTGCTGATCGTGCCCCTCTACAACATCCTGGGCGAACTCCGGCTGCTGGACAGCTACGGCGGGCTGATCATCACCTACTGCTCGGTGTCCGTGCCGTTCTGCGCCTGGATGCTGAAGGGGTACTTCGACACCATCCCGGTGGAGATAGACGAGTCGGGCCGGGTGGACGGGCTCACTCCGTTCGGGACCTTCTGGCGGCTGATCGTCCCGCTGGCCCGGCCGGGTCTGGCGGTCACCATGTTCTATACGTTCCTCACCGCCTGGAGCGAGGTCGCGTTCGCCACGTCCTTCCTGAGCAGCGAGGGGAAGTACACGCTGGCGGTCGGTCTGCAGACCTTCGTCGGACCGCACCGGGCCGAGTGGGGCCTGATGACCGCCTCCTCCGTGCTGATCATGCTCCCGGCGGGGCTGCTGTTCTTCTTCGCCCAGCGGCATCTGGTGGCCGGTCTCACGGCGGGCGGGACCAAGGGCTGA
- a CDS encoding extracellular solute-binding protein yields the protein MRKGMTAAAIAGVLALTATACGGDGGGSGDSSGRKAATDPQSVSGSITWWDTSNEAEGPTYDKLVAAFQKEYPKIKVNRTSVSFDQAEQKFKTAAQNGKGAPDVIRTDVGWSAGFANLGYLQPLDGTPALDNAADFLPGPMSTAKWKDETVGVPQVTDTLALLYNKEVFAKAGITKPPATWDEFIATAKTIKAKTGVTGTQLNPEGYFSLPFLYGEGADMLDVDGKKITVNSAGAVKGMETALKLAASDVALKPASTDGYVAAQTSFKDGKIAMVINGPWSVSDDYTGKAFKNKDNLGIANIPAGPSGTAAAPIGGHNYSVYRGSKNKDASYLFVKFMASAQSQELTAKEINTLPTRKSAYTAAVTADPAKKAFQQALSVAKSRPVIPGVGDLFVAFDQHYVKVLRGDAAPKEGLDALAKEWNSKLLKDYSIG from the coding sequence ATGCGCAAGGGCATGACGGCCGCCGCGATCGCGGGCGTACTGGCTCTGACGGCGACCGCCTGTGGCGGCGACGGCGGCGGGTCGGGCGACAGCAGCGGCCGGAAGGCGGCGACGGACCCGCAGAGCGTCTCCGGTTCGATCACCTGGTGGGACACGTCGAACGAGGCCGAGGGGCCGACGTACGACAAGCTGGTCGCGGCCTTCCAGAAGGAGTACCCGAAGATCAAGGTGAACCGCACCTCGGTCTCCTTCGACCAGGCGGAGCAGAAGTTCAAGACCGCCGCCCAGAACGGCAAGGGCGCGCCCGATGTGATCCGTACCGATGTCGGCTGGTCGGCCGGGTTCGCCAATCTCGGCTACCTCCAGCCGCTGGACGGCACCCCCGCCCTCGACAACGCCGCCGACTTCCTGCCGGGGCCGATGTCCACGGCCAAGTGGAAGGACGAGACCGTCGGCGTCCCGCAGGTCACCGACACCCTCGCCCTCCTCTACAACAAGGAGGTCTTCGCCAAGGCCGGCATCACCAAGCCGCCGGCCACCTGGGACGAGTTCATCGCCACCGCGAAGACCATCAAGGCGAAGACCGGTGTCACCGGCACCCAGCTCAACCCCGAGGGCTACTTCTCGCTGCCGTTCCTCTACGGCGAGGGCGCCGACATGCTCGACGTCGACGGCAAGAAGATCACCGTGAACTCCGCGGGCGCCGTCAAGGGCATGGAGACCGCGCTGAAGCTGGCGGCGTCCGATGTGGCCCTCAAGCCCGCGTCCACCGACGGCTATGTCGCGGCCCAGACGTCCTTCAAGGACGGGAAGATCGCCATGGTGATCAACGGCCCGTGGTCGGTCTCCGACGACTACACCGGCAAGGCGTTCAAGAACAAGGACAACCTCGGCATCGCGAATATCCCGGCCGGTCCCTCCGGGACGGCCGCGGCCCCGATCGGCGGCCACAACTACTCGGTCTACCGCGGCTCCAAGAACAAGGACGCGTCCTATCTGTTCGTGAAGTTCATGGCCTCCGCCCAGAGCCAGGAGCTGACCGCCAAGGAGATCAACACCCTGCCGACGCGGAAGTCCGCCTACACCGCGGCGGTCACGGCCGACCCGGCGAAGAAGGCGTTCCAGCAGGCGCTGTCCGTCGCGAAGTCGCGTCCGGTGATCCCGGGCGTCGGTGATCTCTTCGTCGCCTTCGACCAGCACTACGTGAAGGTCCTGCGCGGCGACGCCGCTCCGAAGGAGGGCCTGGACGCCCTCGCCAAGGAGTGGAACAGCAAGCTCCTCAAGGACTACAGCATCGGCTGA
- a CDS encoding glycoside hydrolase family 13 protein produces the protein MTQELAPTLRDRSAASPAGWWRDAVIYQVYVRSFADSDGDGIGDLRGIRERLPHLAGLGVDAVWLTPFYASPQADGGYDVADYRAVDPLFGDLPDADDLVREAHRLGLRVIVDIVPNHTSDRHAWFRAAVEGGPAAPERALYHFRPGKGEHGELPPNDWESVFGGPAWTRTADGDWYLHLFAPEQPDLNWDHPAVREEFESILRFWLDLGVDGFRIDVAHGMVKAEGLPDIGLREQAKLIGAQVLPFFDQDGVHEIHRSWRRLLDGYEGDRIGVAEAWAPTAERLALYVRPDELHQAFNFQFLTCGWDAAAMREVIDDSLAATGSVGAPTTWVLSNHDVVRHTTRYGGGERGLRRARAAALLTLALPGSAYVYQGEELGLPEVTELPDAVRQDPAFFRGDGQDGLRDGCRVPIPWSGTTAPYGFGPGDSWLPQPAEWAGLSVTAQTGDPGSTLELYRSALAHRRELPGLGDGAMEWRDAPEGVLAFARPGFVCTLNTLARSVELPAPGRPLLSSAPLEPAGGTVRIPAETCVWWAV, from the coding sequence ATGACCCAGGAGCTTGCTCCCACCCTTCGCGACCGGTCCGCCGCATCCCCGGCGGGCTGGTGGCGGGACGCCGTCATCTACCAGGTGTACGTGCGCTCGTTCGCGGACAGCGACGGCGACGGCATCGGCGATCTGCGCGGTATCCGCGAGCGCCTCCCCCATCTCGCCGGTCTCGGCGTCGACGCCGTCTGGCTCACCCCTTTCTATGCCTCCCCCCAGGCCGACGGCGGATACGACGTCGCGGACTACCGCGCCGTCGACCCGCTCTTCGGCGATCTTCCGGACGCCGACGATCTGGTCCGCGAGGCCCACCGGCTCGGGCTGCGGGTGATCGTCGACATCGTGCCCAACCACACCTCCGACCGGCACGCCTGGTTCCGGGCGGCCGTCGAGGGCGGCCCGGCGGCGCCGGAGCGCGCGCTCTACCACTTCCGTCCCGGCAAGGGCGAGCACGGCGAGCTCCCGCCGAACGACTGGGAGTCCGTCTTCGGCGGCCCGGCCTGGACCCGGACGGCCGACGGGGACTGGTATCTGCATCTCTTCGCCCCCGAGCAGCCCGATCTGAACTGGGACCACCCCGCCGTGCGCGAGGAGTTCGAGTCGATCCTCCGCTTCTGGCTGGACCTGGGCGTCGACGGTTTCCGGATCGACGTCGCGCACGGCATGGTCAAGGCCGAGGGGCTGCCGGACATCGGGCTGCGGGAGCAGGCGAAGCTGATCGGCGCCCAGGTGCTGCCCTTCTTCGACCAGGACGGGGTCCATGAGATCCACCGCTCCTGGCGGCGGCTTCTCGACGGGTACGAAGGGGACCGCATCGGCGTCGCCGAGGCCTGGGCGCCCACGGCCGAGCGGCTCGCGCTCTATGTCCGCCCCGACGAACTGCACCAGGCGTTCAACTTCCAGTTCCTCACCTGCGGCTGGGACGCGGCCGCGATGCGGGAGGTCATCGACGACTCCCTCGCGGCCACCGGCTCGGTGGGCGCCCCGACGACCTGGGTCCTCTCGAACCATGACGTCGTCCGCCACACCACGCGGTACGGCGGCGGGGAGCGGGGTCTGCGGCGGGCCCGGGCGGCGGCGCTGCTGACCCTGGCACTGCCGGGTTCGGCCTATGTCTACCAGGGCGAGGAGCTGGGACTGCCGGAGGTGACGGAGCTCCCGGACGCGGTCCGCCAGGACCCGGCGTTCTTCCGGGGCGACGGCCAGGACGGGCTGCGCGACGGCTGCCGGGTGCCGATCCCCTGGTCGGGCACGACCGCTCCGTACGGCTTCGGGCCCGGCGACAGCTGGCTGCCGCAGCCCGCGGAGTGGGCGGGACTCTCGGTGACGGCGCAGACCGGCGACCCCGGTTCGACGCTGGAGCTGTACCGCTCGGCGCTCGCCCACCGCCGGGAGCTGCCCGGCCTCGGCGACGGCGCGATGGAGTGGCGGGACGCCCCGGAAGGGGTGCTGGCCTTCGCCCGCCCGGGTTTCGTCTGCACCCTGAACACCCTCGCGCGGAGCGTGGAACTGCCCGCGCCGGGCCGTCCGCTGCTGTCGTCGGCCCCCCTGGAGCCGGCCGGCGGCACCGTGCGGATCCCGGCCGAGACCTGCGTGTGGTGGGCAGTCTGA
- a CDS encoding carbohydrate ABC transporter permease, with product MSSLIVRTRRSFSTHWYAWAMVLPVVIVLGVLVGYPLGRGIYLSFTDANEANMGRTIGDFSVPSTYTFVGLENYWNILSGKEGSFYPRLTWTILWTLSCVVLHYGIGLGLAMLLNRRMRGRSLYRVLLVLPWAVPAFVAAFAWKLMYNTDNGVLNALLGKVGVAPVDWLGDPFVQKLSVIAVNTWLGVPFMMVAILGGLQSIPRELHEAAEIDGATPWQRFVHVTLPGLRPVSSTIVLLGTIWTFNMFPIIYLVIGQAGGTESEILVTYAYRLAFQGVRDYAGSAAYGIVILSLLLVFSVVYRGMLNRQEAAK from the coding sequence ATGAGCAGCCTGATAGTCAGGACCAGACGGTCCTTCAGTACCCACTGGTACGCCTGGGCCATGGTTCTGCCCGTGGTCATCGTCCTCGGTGTGCTCGTCGGCTATCCGCTGGGCCGGGGGATCTACCTCTCCTTCACGGACGCCAACGAAGCCAATATGGGCCGGACCATCGGCGACTTCTCCGTCCCGTCGACGTACACCTTCGTCGGCCTGGAGAACTACTGGAACATCCTCTCCGGTAAGGAGGGGTCGTTCTACCCGCGGCTGACCTGGACCATCCTGTGGACCCTGAGCTGTGTGGTGCTCCACTACGGCATAGGGCTCGGGCTGGCGATGCTCCTCAACCGGCGGATGCGCGGCCGGTCCCTGTACCGGGTGCTGCTGGTGCTGCCGTGGGCGGTGCCCGCGTTCGTCGCCGCGTTCGCCTGGAAGCTGATGTACAACACCGACAACGGCGTGCTGAACGCGCTGCTGGGGAAGGTCGGCGTCGCCCCCGTGGACTGGCTGGGCGACCCCTTCGTCCAGAAGCTGTCGGTGATCGCGGTCAACACCTGGCTGGGCGTGCCGTTCATGATGGTCGCCATCCTGGGCGGGCTCCAGTCCATCCCGCGTGAGCTGCACGAGGCCGCCGAGATCGACGGCGCCACGCCCTGGCAGCGGTTCGTCCATGTCACGCTCCCCGGGCTGCGGCCGGTCAGCTCCACCATCGTGCTGCTGGGGACCATCTGGACCTTCAATATGTTCCCGATCATCTATCTGGTGATCGGGCAGGCCGGCGGCACCGAGAGCGAGATTCTCGTGACGTACGCCTACCGGCTGGCCTTCCAGGGTGTGCGGGACTACGCGGGCTCGGCCGCATACGGCATCGTGATCCTCTCGCTGCTCCTGGTGTTCTCCGTGGTCTACCGCGGCATGCTCAACCGTCAGGAGGCCGCCAAGTGA